A section of the Gemmatimonadaceae bacterium genome encodes:
- a CDS encoding alpha/beta family hydrolase: MSQPWTVAVGPETTSATYDAALGVADAALFVGAHGAGGNMSDRSMVATAKALTARGIGVVRFNFLYREKKRGRPDQMPVLQDTVAAVVEHARRELGPKRVVIGGRSMGGRAASMLAAQGFAADGLLLLAYPLHPPGKTGQLRDAHLPDIRMPVLCFCGTRDPFITRDIMERALQRMTAPWEMHWVEGADHSFHVLKSSGRTDAAVMEDMAATARRWIDRAL, translated from the coding sequence ATGAGCCAGCCGTGGACCGTGGCCGTCGGGCCCGAGACGACATCGGCCACCTATGACGCTGCGTTAGGCGTTGCCGATGCTGCGCTCTTCGTCGGCGCGCACGGCGCGGGCGGAAACATGAGCGACCGAAGTATGGTCGCCACCGCCAAGGCGCTCACCGCCCGCGGGATCGGCGTCGTGCGATTCAACTTTCTCTACAGAGAAAAGAAGCGCGGCCGGCCCGATCAGATGCCCGTCCTCCAGGACACGGTGGCTGCAGTCGTCGAACACGCGCGCAGAGAGCTCGGCCCCAAACGGGTCGTGATCGGCGGCCGGTCGATGGGCGGTCGAGCCGCGTCCATGCTCGCGGCCCAGGGGTTCGCGGCTGACGGCCTGTTGTTGCTGGCCTATCCGCTGCATCCGCCGGGAAAGACCGGCCAGCTGCGCGATGCGCACCTGCCTGACATTCGGATGCCGGTGCTGTGCTTCTGCGGCACGCGGGATCCGTTCATCACGCGCGACATCATGGAGCGCGCGCTTCAACGAATGACGGCGCCGTGGGAGATGCATTGGGTGGAAGGTGCGGACCACAGTTTTCACGTGCTCAAGTCGTCGGGGCGAACCGATGCGGCGGTCATGGAGGATATGGCCGCCACCGCGCGGCGATGGATCGACCGCGCGCTTTAG
- a CDS encoding YciI family protein — translation MQYALLIYELPRAFEARKNDEDPYIGAWRAYYKAIVEAGVYVGGDALEIPETATTVRLTNGTRRVQDGPCAESKEQLAGICVLELPSLDAALDWAARCPASSLGAVEVRPVSHEARIRITG, via the coding sequence ATGCAATACGCGCTGCTGATTTACGAATTGCCGCGAGCTTTCGAGGCGCGCAAGAACGACGAGGACCCGTACATCGGCGCCTGGCGCGCGTACTACAAGGCCATCGTCGAGGCCGGCGTGTACGTTGGCGGCGATGCGCTCGAGATCCCCGAGACCGCGACGACCGTGCGCCTTACGAACGGCACGCGACGCGTGCAAGATGGCCCGTGCGCCGAGTCGAAGGAGCAACTCGCGGGCATCTGTGTGCTGGAGCTTCCATCGCTCGATGCCGCGCTCGATTGGGCGGCACGGTGCCCCGCGTCGTCGCTCGGCGCTGTCGAGGTCCGGCCGGTCAGTCACGAGGCGAGGATCCGGATCACCGGATGA
- a CDS encoding DUF6596 domain-containing protein, translated as MNPGGAADAHRTIERVARESYGRLLARLIAHTRDVASAEDVLGDALVAALATWPRDGVPNSPEAWLVAAARNFYIDRVRHDQVVRAHESVVMTPDVAAIDTSAPADFPDERLKLLFVCAHPAIDPAMHTPLMLQTVLGLDAARIAQAFLISPATMGQRLVRVKTKIRMAGIPFEVPQPNELGARLDAVLEAVYAAFGIGWSAMPGADERGRELAEESIWLARVLLELMPDEPEVLGLLSLMLHCEARRAARREPDGRYVPLSEQDARRWSLGMIDEAERCLGRASASGCPGRFQLEAAIQSVHSERVRDAATNWAAIVLFYQQLVAISPTLGARTGYAAAVGEATGPAAGLAALDTIARHSVSTYQPYWAVRAHLLQRLGRSCDASEAFDRAIGLAEDPAVRAFLLQRRG; from the coding sequence ATGAACCCTGGCGGCGCGGCGGACGCGCATCGAACGATCGAACGCGTCGCCCGCGAGTCGTACGGCAGGCTGCTGGCGCGCCTCATCGCGCACACGCGCGACGTCGCCAGTGCCGAGGACGTGTTAGGCGACGCGTTGGTCGCGGCGCTCGCCACGTGGCCTCGCGACGGAGTTCCGAACAGTCCGGAAGCATGGCTCGTCGCCGCGGCGCGCAACTTCTACATCGATCGCGTGCGTCACGACCAGGTGGTGCGGGCACACGAAAGTGTCGTAATGACGCCGGATGTCGCGGCGATCGATACGAGCGCTCCGGCTGATTTTCCCGATGAGCGCCTCAAGCTGCTGTTCGTGTGCGCGCATCCGGCAATCGACCCCGCCATGCACACGCCGCTCATGCTGCAGACCGTGCTCGGCCTCGACGCGGCGCGCATCGCGCAAGCATTCCTGATTTCGCCGGCGACGATGGGTCAGCGTCTGGTGCGCGTCAAAACGAAAATTCGCATGGCCGGGATCCCGTTCGAGGTGCCGCAGCCCAACGAGTTAGGCGCACGGCTCGACGCCGTGCTCGAGGCCGTCTATGCCGCGTTCGGGATCGGCTGGAGTGCGATGCCGGGCGCCGACGAGCGCGGCCGCGAACTGGCCGAGGAATCGATCTGGCTCGCGCGCGTGCTCCTGGAGTTGATGCCCGACGAGCCGGAAGTGTTGGGCCTCTTGTCTCTCATGCTCCACTGCGAGGCGCGGCGCGCGGCGCGCCGGGAACCGGACGGTCGCTATGTTCCGCTCTCGGAGCAAGACGCGCGTCGCTGGTCGTTAGGCATGATCGACGAGGCCGAGCGGTGTCTCGGCCGCGCCTCGGCGTCGGGTTGCCCCGGCCGGTTTCAGCTCGAGGCCGCGATCCAGTCCGTGCACAGCGAGCGCGTGCGTGACGCCGCGACCAACTGGGCCGCCATCGTGTTGTTCTATCAACAGCTCGTGGCGATCTCGCCCACGTTAGGCGCGCGCACCGGCTACGCCGCCGCGGTCGGCGAGGCGACCGGACCCGCGGCAGGCCTCGCCGCGCTCGATACCATTGCCCGCCACAGCGTCTCGACCTACCAACCGTACTGGGCCGTACGCGCCCATCTCCTCCAGCGGCTCGGCCGATCGTGTGACGCCTCGGAGGCCTTCGACCGGGCGATCGGGCTCGCGGAAGACCCGGCAGTGCGCGCATTCTTGCTCCAGCGGCGCGGCTGA
- a CDS encoding cupin domain-containing protein: MSSLDRVLEGDVLVHHLPRDEQTIDTTLLTKHGRTARTLVKEGALRLTLLALAAPGDMPAHNADGPVSVHVIEGDVVFSAGGREYALAAGDVIVFGAGVVHAARSEHGCRMLLTVVH; the protein is encoded by the coding sequence ATGTCTTCACTCGACCGCGTGCTGGAAGGCGATGTGCTCGTTCATCACCTCCCGCGCGATGAACAAACGATCGACACCACGCTCCTCACCAAGCACGGACGCACCGCGCGCACTCTGGTGAAGGAAGGAGCGCTGCGTCTCACGCTGCTCGCCCTCGCCGCGCCCGGCGACATGCCGGCACACAATGCCGACGGACCAGTCAGCGTCCACGTGATCGAGGGCGATGTCGTGTTCAGCGCCGGCGGCAGGGAGTACGCGTTGGCGGCTGGCGATGTCATCGTCTTTGGCGCAGGCGTCGTGCACGCCGCGCGGTCAGAACACGGCTGCCGCATGCTCCTAACGGTCGTACACTGA
- a CDS encoding Uma2 family endonuclease, which translates to MPHAELRDPTLAEQIMGMPAAQGQRWTREDVERLVEEREGYSPRYELVDGELLVTPRPGGRHQRIALELAVLLRDYVVRQRLGEVRLGPGEVALDGESRFEPDIFVAPAIDGRRASADAPVSHPLLICEVLSRGSVRHDRITKRRAFQRHAVPEYWVIDGSAEAIEVWRPGDERAVLVDDTLTWQPAGCGAPFVLDVKTFFADQADDAPFA; encoded by the coding sequence GTGCCGCATGCCGAGTTGCGCGATCCAACTTTGGCCGAGCAAATTATGGGCATGCCAGCCGCTCAGGGGCAACGTTGGACCCGGGAGGACGTCGAGCGCCTCGTTGAGGAGCGCGAAGGCTATTCGCCGCGCTACGAGCTCGTCGACGGCGAGTTGCTGGTGACCCCGAGGCCGGGCGGACGACATCAACGTATTGCGCTCGAGCTCGCGGTGCTGCTGCGCGACTACGTGGTTCGGCAGCGGTTGGGAGAAGTCCGTCTAGGCCCGGGAGAGGTCGCGCTCGATGGAGAGAGTCGTTTCGAGCCCGATATCTTCGTCGCGCCGGCGATCGACGGCCGGCGTGCGTCGGCTGACGCTCCGGTATCGCACCCGCTTCTCATTTGTGAGGTGCTGTCCCGCGGATCCGTGCGTCATGACCGCATCACGAAGCGCCGCGCCTTCCAACGTCATGCAGTTCCCGAGTACTGGGTGATTGATGGAAGCGCCGAGGCGATCGAGGTCTGGCGCCCTGGTGACGAGCGCGCGGTCTTGGTTGACGATACACTGACCTGGCAACCCGCGGGCTGCGGCGCTCCGTTCGTCCTGGATGTGAAAACGTTCTTCGCGGACCAGGCTGACGACGCGCCATTCGCCTAA
- a CDS encoding Uma2 family endonuclease, with product MSHAELRRPPFAEQIMVMLAAQGHRWTRDDVGRLVDEREGYSPRYELVDGELLVTPGPNRRHQRVVVELTVQLNAYVRSQGLGEVSLGPGEVALDGESRFEPDIFVAPAIDGRRAPGSDPVSEPLLVCEVLSAGSSRHDRITKRRAFQRHGVPAYWVIDSSAEAFEVWRPGEERATLVDDVLTWRPAGSRETFRLDVRAFFADLADNAPLA from the coding sequence GTGTCGCATGCCGAGTTGCGCCGCCCGCCTTTCGCCGAGCAGATTATGGTCATGCTAGCCGCTCAGGGCCACCGTTGGACCCGCGACGACGTCGGTCGCCTCGTCGACGAGCGCGAAGGCTATTCGCCGCGCTACGAGCTCGTCGACGGCGAGCTGCTCGTGACCCCGGGGCCAAACCGACGCCACCAGCGTGTGGTAGTCGAGTTGACTGTTCAGCTGAATGCGTACGTGCGCAGTCAGGGATTGGGCGAGGTCAGCCTCGGTCCGGGCGAGGTCGCGCTCGACGGAGAAAGTCGTTTCGAGCCCGACATTTTTGTTGCTCCGGCAATCGACGGTAGGCGCGCGCCAGGCAGTGACCCCGTTTCGGAGCCGCTTCTCGTGTGCGAAGTGCTCTCGGCGGGTTCATCGCGCCATGATCGCATCACCAAGCGCCGCGCGTTCCAACGTCATGGCGTTCCGGCATATTGGGTCATCGACAGCAGCGCGGAAGCCTTCGAAGTGTGGCGGCCGGGGGAGGAGCGTGCGACACTCGTCGACGACGTGCTAACATGGCGTCCGGCGGGAAGTCGGGAGACGTTTAGGCTCGATGTGCGCGCGTTCTTTGCGGACCTTGCCGACAATGCGCCGCTTGCCTGA
- a CDS encoding Uma2 family endonuclease, whose protein sequence is MPATRPNHWSREAVAHLVEQREGYSPRYELVDGELLVTPAPSGRHQRITFRLAVLLDEYVRRQHLGEVRLGPGEIALESDNRFEPDIFVAPMVDGVRAPANDPVTNPLLICEIVSPGSVRHDRITKRRAFQRRGVPEYWGVDGNSEAIEVWRPSDEGAMLIDDVLTWRPTGCREPFTLGVKAFFADQADAAPSPNKPRS, encoded by the coding sequence ATGCCTGCAACGCGCCCGAACCACTGGTCTCGCGAGGCCGTCGCGCACCTGGTGGAACAGCGCGAGGGATACTCCCCGCGGTACGAGCTGGTGGATGGTGAACTGCTCGTGACGCCCGCTCCAAGCGGTCGCCATCAACGCATCACCTTCAGGCTCGCGGTTCTGCTCGACGAGTACGTGCGACGCCAGCACCTTGGCGAGGTGCGGTTAGGCCCGGGCGAGATCGCCCTCGAAAGTGACAATCGTTTCGAGCCCGACATCTTTGTTGCGCCGATGGTCGATGGCGTGCGCGCGCCCGCGAACGACCCGGTGACGAACCCGTTGCTCATTTGCGAGATAGTGTCTCCGGGATCTGTCCGTCATGATCGTATCACCAAACGTCGCGCGTTCCAACGCCGCGGCGTTCCGGAGTACTGGGGTGTGGACGGAAATTCGGAAGCGATAGAAGTGTGGCGCCCGAGTGACGAGGGCGCGATGCTCATTGACGACGTGCTAACGTGGCGCCCCACTGGATGCCGGGAGCCGTTCACGCTCGGCGTCAAAGCGTTCTTCGCGGACCAGGCTGACGCCGCACCTTCGCCTAACAAGCCGAGAAGCTAG
- a CDS encoding DUF72 domain-containing protein encodes MKLIAGTSGYAFKEWKGSFYPEDLKDDGMLGFYAGKFPSVEINNTFYRLPKEHVLREWAAQVPDAFTFAIKASQRITHHARLKPECASAVEFLLANTSVLGGRLGPVLFQLPPNLKKDLPRLQAFVDTLPNDRRFTIEFRHPTWFEDDVYDVLRGRNIAMCITEQPEFASPVVATAAWGYARLHRLDYDEPALGGWAERLAGLPWGEAYVYFKHDEGAGSGPPAVDAFRRVFL; translated from the coding sequence GTGAAGTTGATCGCGGGGACGAGCGGGTACGCGTTCAAGGAGTGGAAGGGCTCGTTCTACCCCGAGGATCTGAAGGACGACGGGATGCTCGGCTTCTACGCGGGGAAGTTTCCGAGCGTCGAGATCAACAACACGTTCTACCGGCTGCCCAAGGAGCACGTGCTGCGGGAATGGGCGGCGCAGGTGCCGGACGCGTTCACGTTCGCGATCAAGGCGAGCCAGCGGATCACGCACCATGCGCGGCTCAAGCCGGAGTGCGCGAGCGCGGTGGAGTTTCTGCTCGCGAACACGTCGGTGTTGGGCGGGCGGTTAGGCCCGGTGCTGTTTCAGCTCCCGCCGAATCTGAAGAAGGACCTGCCGCGGTTGCAGGCGTTCGTCGATACGTTGCCGAACGATCGGCGGTTCACGATCGAGTTCCGGCATCCGACGTGGTTCGAGGACGACGTGTACGACGTGTTGCGCGGGCGGAACATCGCCATGTGCATCACGGAGCAGCCGGAGTTTGCGTCGCCGGTGGTGGCGACGGCGGCGTGGGGGTATGCGCGGCTGCATCGGCTGGACTACGACGAGCCGGCGTTAGGCGGTTGGGCCGAGAGGCTCGCGGGGCTGCCGTGGGGCGAGGCGTACGTGTACTTCAAGCATGACGAAGGCGCTGGATCGGGGCCGCCCGCGGTGGACGCGTTTCGGCGGGTATTTCTGTGA
- a CDS encoding Ku protein, whose product MPARPIAAATISFGLVSVPVNLYSSSESKASVSFNMLHKKCGSRLKQQYVCSKDGDIVPRDETVKGYEFAKDQYVILSPEELKALEEKATATIDVAEFVPLSKVDREYLEKVYYLGPDKGGDRAYRLLVAALQDTGRAALGQYAARGQQYLVLLRPLNGVLVMEQLHYADEVRPTTEVTVPEGDVKPAELALAKQLIEQTSTDAFEPTKYKDTVRERVLETIERKVAGQEITAEAAPETGGKIIDLMEALKASLSAAPAAATEKPQKKGRKAS is encoded by the coding sequence ATGCCTGCTCGTCCAATCGCGGCTGCCACGATCTCGTTCGGCTTGGTCTCTGTCCCGGTAAATTTGTATTCGTCGTCGGAATCCAAGGCCAGCGTCTCGTTCAATATGCTGCACAAGAAGTGCGGCTCGCGCCTCAAGCAGCAGTACGTCTGCTCGAAGGACGGCGACATCGTCCCGCGCGACGAAACGGTGAAGGGCTACGAATTCGCGAAGGATCAGTACGTGATTCTGTCGCCGGAAGAGCTCAAGGCGCTCGAGGAAAAGGCGACGGCCACCATCGATGTCGCTGAATTTGTCCCGCTGTCCAAGGTGGACCGCGAGTATCTCGAGAAGGTGTACTATCTGGGTCCGGACAAGGGCGGCGACCGGGCGTACCGGCTGCTCGTGGCCGCGCTCCAGGACACGGGCCGCGCGGCGCTTGGCCAGTACGCGGCGCGCGGGCAGCAGTACCTGGTGCTCCTGCGTCCGCTGAACGGGGTGCTGGTGATGGAGCAGCTGCACTACGCCGACGAAGTTAGGCCGACAACCGAAGTGACGGTGCCCGAAGGCGACGTCAAGCCGGCGGAGTTGGCGTTGGCGAAGCAGCTCATCGAGCAGACGTCGACCGATGCGTTCGAGCCGACCAAGTACAAGGACACGGTGCGCGAGCGTGTGCTCGAGACCATCGAGCGCAAGGTGGCGGGTCAGGAGATCACGGCGGAGGCGGCGCCGGAGACTGGCGGCAAGATCATCGACCTCATGGAAGCGCTCAAGGCGAGTCTGTCGGCGGCGCCGGCCGCGGCGACGGAGAAGCCGCAGAAGAAGGGGAGAAAGGCGTCGTGA
- the ligD gene encoding DNA ligase D, whose amino-acid sequence MPKVPSPGVHMASADDVPPQGDNLSTYRAKRSTDSTPEPFGTVSAVSGHLFVVHKHAARQLHFDLRLEMDGVLRSWAVPKGPSYDTNDKRLAVKVEDHPLEYGDFEGIIPAGNYGAGGVIVWDRGEWVPLEDWRQGLEKGKLLFELKGYKLHGKWTLVKIKKSERDWLLIKERDAYVKTPGDEFPEQSVLSGLTVEEVKAGGLKTKTESVRVELDDSEARRVRVDPRSVEVMLAEPSDTIFTRDGWLFELKLDGYRLIASKQHGEALLLTRNGNDYTAVFPEIARAIEALPLDSCIVDGEVVVLDPQGKPSFARLQQRGRLTSTLDIKRAAVELPATFYVFDFLAFDDFDLRPLPLVKRKALLAESVPKLGAVRVLDHIEREGERFLEQVAALGLEGVIAKRADSTYRGGRTDSWLKIKAEKTGDFVIVGFTAPKGGRGHFGALQLADLVDGTLTYAGRAGTGFNDALLGEIGRMLAAIVRPDPPCAGPAFEPGAEPRPSTDIPETKTTTWVEPRYVCEVRFREWTPDGVLRHPAFLHLRADKNPEDCDRQGWNAAPGTAPTRDTPSPDASGNDSAPPAVAPQPEEKTVAFSNVKKVYWPAERYTKGDLIEYYRAVSPMLLPYLRNRPVVLTRYPDGIDGKMFYQKDAPEFAPRWIRTIPIWSEDTQREIRYFVCDDEETLLYIANMGSIPLHIWASRVSSLEQPDWCVIDLDPKEAPFSDVVRTAIVLRRLCESIELPSYVKTTGKTGLHILVPLGRQMTYAQSRTLGELLARVVLRESHGYATIIRHVTKRGDKVYLDYLQNRHGQTIVAPFSVRPLPGATVSMPLVWDEVNDALDPKAFTIRNALERMERLGSDPCAAVLEQQPDLGAVLQRLSAVLAQGQDPVDEA is encoded by the coding sequence GTGCCGAAAGTTCCGTCGCCCGGGGTGCACATGGCAAGTGCCGACGACGTACCGCCGCAAGGTGACAATCTCAGCACCTACCGAGCCAAGCGCTCCACCGACAGCACGCCGGAGCCGTTCGGGACGGTGTCGGCCGTATCCGGACATCTGTTCGTGGTGCACAAGCACGCGGCGCGGCAGCTGCACTTCGACCTGCGTCTCGAGATGGACGGCGTGCTCCGCTCATGGGCCGTCCCCAAAGGGCCATCGTACGACACCAACGACAAGCGGCTGGCGGTCAAGGTCGAGGACCACCCGCTCGAATACGGGGACTTCGAGGGGATCATTCCCGCGGGGAACTACGGTGCGGGCGGCGTGATCGTGTGGGACCGCGGCGAATGGGTGCCGCTCGAGGATTGGCGGCAGGGCCTCGAAAAGGGCAAGCTCCTGTTCGAGCTCAAAGGCTACAAGCTGCACGGCAAGTGGACGCTCGTGAAAATCAAGAAGAGCGAACGCGATTGGCTGTTGATCAAGGAGCGCGACGCCTACGTCAAGACGCCCGGCGACGAGTTCCCCGAACAGTCGGTGTTGTCCGGCCTAACGGTAGAAGAAGTCAAGGCCGGCGGCCTCAAGACGAAGACCGAGTCGGTGCGCGTCGAGCTCGACGACAGCGAGGCCAGGCGCGTTCGCGTGGACCCGCGCAGCGTCGAGGTGATGCTGGCCGAGCCGTCCGACACCATCTTCACGCGCGACGGGTGGCTGTTCGAGCTCAAGCTCGATGGGTACCGCCTGATCGCGAGCAAGCAGCACGGCGAAGCGCTGCTGCTCACGCGCAACGGCAACGACTACACGGCCGTATTTCCCGAGATCGCCCGGGCCATCGAAGCGCTTCCGTTAGACAGTTGCATCGTCGACGGCGAGGTGGTGGTGCTCGACCCGCAGGGGAAGCCGAGCTTCGCGCGGCTGCAGCAGCGCGGCCGGTTGACGTCGACGCTCGACATCAAGCGCGCGGCCGTCGAGCTTCCGGCCACCTTCTACGTGTTCGATTTTCTCGCGTTCGACGACTTCGACCTGCGTCCCCTGCCGCTCGTCAAACGCAAGGCGCTGCTCGCCGAGTCGGTGCCGAAGTTAGGCGCGGTGCGCGTACTCGACCACATCGAGCGCGAGGGCGAACGCTTTCTGGAGCAGGTGGCAGCCCTCGGCCTGGAAGGCGTGATCGCCAAGCGCGCCGATTCGACGTATCGCGGCGGCCGCACCGACTCCTGGCTCAAGATCAAAGCCGAGAAGACGGGCGACTTCGTGATCGTCGGGTTCACCGCGCCCAAGGGCGGCCGCGGGCATTTCGGCGCACTCCAGCTGGCCGACCTGGTGGACGGCACGCTGACCTACGCCGGCCGCGCCGGCACGGGATTCAACGACGCGTTGTTAGGCGAAATCGGCCGCATGCTCGCGGCGATCGTGCGGCCCGATCCGCCGTGCGCGGGGCCCGCGTTCGAACCGGGCGCCGAGCCGCGACCGTCCACGGACATTCCCGAGACCAAGACCACGACGTGGGTCGAGCCCAGGTACGTCTGCGAGGTGCGCTTTCGCGAGTGGACGCCGGACGGCGTGCTGCGCCATCCGGCGTTCCTGCATCTGCGCGCCGACAAGAACCCGGAAGATTGCGACCGTCAGGGCTGGAACGCGGCGCCGGGCACCGCCCCGACGCGCGATACGCCCTCGCCCGATGCGTCGGGCAACGACTCGGCGCCGCCGGCAGTCGCGCCGCAGCCGGAGGAGAAAACGGTCGCGTTCTCCAACGTGAAGAAGGTGTACTGGCCGGCCGAGCGGTACACCAAGGGCGATCTCATCGAGTACTACCGGGCGGTGTCGCCCATGCTGCTGCCGTACCTGCGCAACCGGCCGGTGGTGTTGACGCGTTATCCCGACGGCATCGACGGCAAGATGTTCTACCAGAAGGACGCGCCCGAGTTCGCACCGCGCTGGATCCGGACGATTCCCATCTGGAGCGAAGACACGCAGCGCGAGATTCGCTACTTCGTGTGCGACGACGAAGAGACGCTGCTCTACATCGCGAACATGGGTTCGATCCCGCTGCACATCTGGGCGAGCCGGGTGAGCTCGCTGGAGCAGCCCGACTGGTGTGTGATCGACCTCGACCCGAAAGAAGCGCCGTTCTCGGACGTCGTGCGCACGGCCATCGTGCTCCGCCGGCTCTGCGAGTCGATCGAGCTGCCGAGCTACGTCAAGACGACGGGGAAAACCGGATTGCACATCCTGGTGCCGTTGGGCCGGCAGATGACGTACGCGCAGTCGCGCACGTTAGGCGAGCTCCTCGCGCGGGTGGTGCTCCGCGAGAGCCACGGCTACGCGACGATTATCCGCCATGTGACCAAGCGCGGCGACAAGGTCTATCTCGACTATCTGCAGAACCGGCACGGACAGACCATCGTGGCGCCGTTCAGCGTGCGGCCGCTCCCCGGCGCGACCGTGTCGATGCCGCTCGTCTGGGACGAGGTGAACGACGCGCTCGACCCGAAGGCGTTCACGATCCGGAACGCGCTCGAGCGGATGGAGCGGTTAGGCAGCGATCCGTGTGCGGCCGTCCTGGAGCAGCAGCCGGATCTGGGCGCCGTGCTCCAGCGGTTGTCGGCGGTGCTCGCGCAGGGCCAGGATCCGGTCGACGAGGCGTGA
- the msrA gene encoding peptide-methionine (S)-S-oxide reductase MsrA → MTNSIDGARTERAVLAGGCFWGVQQLVRRQPGVISTRVGYTGGDVPNATYRNHGTHAEAIEIIFDPSVTSFRKLLEFFFQIHDPTTRNRQGNDIGMSYRSAIFYTTPEQERVARDTIADVDASGLWPGKVVTDVVPAGPFWEAEPEHQDYLERIPTGYTCHFVRPGWVLPKRGATVGSGA, encoded by the coding sequence ATGACGAACTCGATCGACGGAGCACGGACCGAACGCGCGGTGCTCGCCGGCGGATGCTTCTGGGGTGTCCAGCAACTCGTCCGCCGCCAGCCCGGCGTCATCTCCACCCGCGTCGGCTACACCGGCGGCGACGTGCCTAACGCAACCTACCGCAACCACGGCACCCACGCCGAAGCGATCGAGATCATCTTCGATCCGTCGGTCACCAGCTTCCGCAAGCTGCTCGAATTCTTCTTCCAGATTCACGATCCCACCACGCGCAACCGCCAGGGCAACGACATCGGGATGAGCTATCGCTCGGCGATCTTCTACACCACGCCGGAGCAGGAGCGCGTTGCCCGCGACACCATCGCCGATGTCGACGCGTCCGGGTTGTGGCCGGGCAAGGTTGTGACGGACGTCGTGCCGGCGGGCCCCTTCTGGGAAGCGGAGCCCGAGCATCAGGACTATCTCGAGCGGATCCCGACCGGCTACACCTGTCACTTCGTCCGGCCGGGCTGGGTGCTGCCGAAGCGCGGCGCAACGGTCGGGTCGGGGGCGTGA